In the genome of Longimicrobiales bacterium, the window GAAGAACACCGACACCACTCCGCCGCCCGCATCGTGATGAGTCATTCCGGCCTCGCCCTGTCCGAGTGATTGAAACGCTGGCTTGTATCTAACGAAGGCAGGTCCCGGGCGTATAGCTCCGGGTGTACACCGGCATGTGCCGCCGGGCATCGAGGGCGCGTTGATTCACATCGGGATCTGACGGATCGCGTACAGCACGGCAACGCTGCACAGGCCGGCTGCTGCGCACAGGGCGATTGAGAAACCCGGCCGGTCGCGTTCCGGCTCCGCAACGAACCATGTGACTACTGCGACGGTGAGCGCAAAGCCAGCGTAGTCAGCAATGACCGAACCGACCACATCACGAAGCAGCATGTTGCTCGCAAGACCGACCAGGACGGCCAGTGGTATCCCCGGCCGGAGGAGGCGGCTGCCAATGAACTGAGGCATAAGTTCTCCGCGGGTGGGTGGCTGAGCATTCACAGCGCGTTGCTCGTGATTCATTCCTGTAGCTGGCGTTGCCAGCGCCCATCGTATACCGCCACGTCAGCGCGTCTGATCCGGTGCAGGAGAGCGCAGGGCGCGGTCGAACTCCGCGTCACGCTCCAATGTCTCCAGCCTGTCCTGCAGCTGCGTCACGCTCGAGACCAACCGGTCGATGTCATCCCGCGCCGCTCCGCGCCCGCGCTGCACCTGGAGCTCCGCGAGTATCTGGCCGAGCTGCTTCGTGAGAGGGCGAAGGATCATCACGGCCGTCACACACACGATGAGTGTCATCGGGACCATCATGATCACGAGGCGATCGAGCGTTCCGAATGCCATGAAAGTATCTCCCGTGTTTCAAGAGTTCTCGTTGCGGCACGGCAATTGACCCTCTCGTACCTTACGATTGAGTTGAAGCATCACGACTCCGGCGGGGAATGCCGGTCCCACCATTCGCGAGCGCGACGCGACGTCCATGCGGTGCGTGTCGGGATGGCACCGAGCGCCTCGGCCAGCGCATCGGCCGAGCCTGGGCGGTCGTCGGGGCTCTTGGCGAGGCATGCCAGTATCAGATGATCGAGCGCGGAGGGAATCTCCATCGCCGATCTCGTCGACGGCGGTACCGGTTCCGCATGTGCGTGCTGCATCATTGTCTCCATGGTAGTCCGGCCCTTGAACACCAGCCTGCCGGTGACCAGCCAGTACGCCACACAGCCAACGGCGTAGAGGTCGGTGCACGCGTCGAGCGGCCGGTTGCCAAGCACCTGCTCGGGTGAAATGTACGCCGGCGTGCCCCAGACGGCGTGAGCGCGCGTGAGCTGCATCCCGGCGTGCGCACTGTCGCCGCGGGACTTTACCATGCCGAAGTCGAGCACCTTCACGAAGTCTACTTCACGGCCGTAGCGGCAGGCGACGATGTTGGCGGGTTTGATATCGCGGTGGACCAGCCCGCGGTCGTGTGCCTCGCCGAGCGAGTGGCACACCTGGATCAGCATGTGGATCGCCCGCTCCGGCGGCACGGGTCCGAACTGCTCGACGAGGCGTCCCAGATCGAAGCCGTCCAGCAACTCCATCACGTAGTAGAACGTACCATCGTTCGCCAGCCCGAAATCGTAGAGCTCGATCGTGTGCGGTGAGCGCAGCGACGCCGTCGCTTCGGCCTCGCGCCGGAACCGTTCCTGCAGCTGCCGCTTCGGGATGGTGTCGGACGAGTCGGGGAGCTCGTGCCGCACGAGCTTGATGGCTGCGGGCCGCGCCAGCAGGTAGTGTTCGGCGCGCCACACTTCACCCATGCCTCCGGCGCCGAGCCGCTCGACGAGGCGGTAGCCTCCCAGTTCACGCGCGCGCGTCACTTCCCTGCCGAGTGCGTAAATGACGCGAGAGCCGACATACGCCATTACAGCAACCAGAAGATACGGGAAGACGAGCCCGAAGAAGAAGCGTGATGGGCCCAACCCGAGTTCCGGGCTGGTGGCGAGGACGTAACCGATCACGATCGGGACCGCGCTGACCGATGCCAGCGTCGCGATGACTGTCCGTCGCGGCGGACCCGGAACCACGATTGTGAACAGAAGCGACCAGGGGGCCACCCATGAGAGTCCGACCCAGCGCGCGTTGACGTCGATCACATTCGGACTCAGGAACTCTGCGGCCGCGATGCCGAAGCTGCTGGCCACCTGGAATCCGAGACCGATGTAACCGATCAGACGGAGCGGTACGGGCGGACTTCTGGACAGGACGGCAACGACGAGGGCGACGGCGATGGAGATCGCTCCGGGCCCCCACACAGTGAAACTCGAGAACAGATCCGCTCTGTCTGAGCGACTCAGCAACGAGGGGAAGAACCCGGACAGGAAGAAGACGATCGCGTAGAGCAGCGCGAGGATGCGCAGTCGGCGCGCCGACTGTTCGACGACGTCCGACGGCAGGCCGGTCGCGTGCGCGCGTCGACCTTCGTCCGGCAGGAAGAGCGTTTCACCGGAATCCGGAGCGTTCATGCCAGACACACTACTGTAGCGTCGGGTCGTCGTTTCGATCGGCTGAGTGTCAAGGTTACTCAATCGAGCGAGCGGAGCCACCGATCAAGAAGAAGAGCTGCATGGATCAAACGGCGCGCCGCCGCCGCGCCGCCGTCAGAGGTCGCCAGTGTCACGATCCGCGCCTTCACGTGCCGATGCCGGCGATTCTTCCGGGGTGCGTACCGAGAGCAGCAGGGCAACGATCAGTGTCCCCCACCCTGGAAGGAGCCACACAGCGAGCTGCTCGCGATCGGGTACCGCAGCATAGAGGCCGAGGCCAAAGCCGCCGAGGACGGCTCCCACGCAGAGCAGGATAACTCCGGACGTCGTGAACTCCCACGCAAGACGCTTCAATGCTGTACCGTTCGCCGTGCCTTCATTGAGTGAGACGCCGGAGCTTGTTCAGCGCAGACTGGACCGGCGATGGTGTCAGGATCCCGTCGGCGATCGCCGCGATCTCTTCCGCATCGCGCCAGGCGCGTTCCAGGCCGTGCAGCTCGCCCTGCAGCGCACGCATCTCAACGTCCTCGTGCAGAGCCATCTCGAGGGCCAGGCGATCCTCGTATCTCAGGCCGAACAGGCCGCTGGTGTACGCCTGCGTCCAGCCTGACTGCTGCGGTCGCCGTTTCCTGGAATTCGGTTTGAACACCACGTGCGTGGCGGCCGGAGCGTACCTGCTGAGGCGTTCGAGATAGGCCTCAGTGCCCCCGGACCTATCGAGCATGCCGACGGCGGACTTTACGATCTCGGGCTTGGCGCCGAACCGGTTCACGTGTGGCATGAGCTGCCCTGCGATTCGCAGGGCCTCAGCACCTTCCACGTGCGTTTCGCCCCCCTTGAAGCGAAGATCGAGTGCAATCGGCGAATCGATACCCCTGATGAGCTGCGTTTCGGCGAGGTGTCTGCGTCGCACAGCAACTGTACCTGAAGAATCCGTCCGCAGGCGAGCGATAATCTGATCAGGGCTTCCGTTCACAATGGAGCTGACGCCGTTCATGATAAGGCCGCCAAACGCAGCGATGCTCACCCCCGCTACGGCTCCGCCGGCGATCAATGCGCCGAACGCGCCGAGCCCTCCTCCCGCGATCAGCATCTGGCGCCGTCTGCGCCGGCCGAACTGGTCACCATAACGCCAGGCGGCGAATTCCGGCCGCAGGGGTGCACCGATCCTTACGAGCTCGGTCCCATCCGCCAACCGGCTCAGGCCGATGTGCTCCGTGGAGGCTCGCTGCCGGGTGGAGCGGAACTGGCGCTCCGCCTGCTCGATCGCCTCCCAACGCTCCTCGAGGGGCGTGAGGTTCCAGCGCTCACACCGGCGACACACGACCCAGAGTCGGCCCTTACGACTGTCAAACGCGAGACGACGTCCAACCGGGAAGTCGTAAAGCGCCTCATTGCGCCCGAGATCGGAGTTACAGAAAAGACATGTGGAATACATCTGCGATGCGACGGGGCCTAGGGCACGTCGCCGACTATCCAGTAGCGCCCCGGGCAGTGGGTCTGTGCGCGCTGCCGGTCGGCTGCGCTCATGGCCGCGCCCTGCAACGATGTCACTTCGCCGCCGCCGAGGCGGAACGTACCGCCGACTCGGCCGATCTCACGACCTGTCGCATCGCGCACGACCATCTCGTCGCCGCTCTGGACCATCGTGAAGCCATTCGGCCACACCACCGTGGCCGGGTCGGGCGAATCGAAGCGCAGGCAGCCCGCCGCATCCGCGACCACCCGGCCCTCGAACAACGCTTCCATCACCGCGGTCGGAGTCGCGTTCTGCCGGACGAACACAATTCCGGTCCGCTCCTGGAAGTTGAGCGGATCGAACGAAAGCACGTCTTCCGGGGATGAGCAGGCCGCGGCCAGCAGGGCCGTCGCGGCGACG includes:
- a CDS encoding serine/threonine-protein kinase, which produces MNAPDSGETLFLPDEGRRAHATGLPSDVVEQSARRLRILALLYAIVFFLSGFFPSLLSRSDRADLFSSFTVWGPGAISIAVALVVAVLSRSPPVPLRLIGYIGLGFQVASSFGIAAAEFLSPNVIDVNARWVGLSWVAPWSLLFTIVVPGPPRRTVIATLASVSAVPIVIGYVLATSPELGLGPSRFFFGLVFPYLLVAVMAYVGSRVIYALGREVTRARELGGYRLVERLGAGGMGEVWRAEHYLLARPAAIKLVRHELPDSSDTIPKRQLQERFRREAEATASLRSPHTIELYDFGLANDGTFYYVMELLDGFDLGRLVEQFGPVPPERAIHMLIQVCHSLGEAHDRGLVHRDIKPANIVACRYGREVDFVKVLDFGMVKSRGDSAHAGMQLTRAHAVWGTPAYISPEQVLGNRPLDACTDLYAVGCVAYWLVTGRLVFKGRTTMETMMQHAHAEPVPPSTRSAMEIPSALDHLILACLAKSPDDRPGSADALAEALGAIPTRTAWTSRRAREWWDRHSPPES